In one Gopherus evgoodei ecotype Sinaloan lineage chromosome 1, rGopEvg1_v1.p, whole genome shotgun sequence genomic region, the following are encoded:
- the KCNE3 gene encoding potassium voltage-gated channel subfamily E member 3 — MEVGNLTEMWYQSLQSMLKALNQTRHGAILCPPDQAMGWTNGSHVKLASKDDYSYMYILFVMILFAVTVGSLILGYTKSRKVDKRSDPYHIYIKNRVSII, encoded by the coding sequence ATGGAGGTGGGGAATCTGACGGAGATGTGGTACCAAAGCCTGCAGTCAATGCTGAAGGCCCTGAACCAAACGCGTCATGGTGCCATCCTGTGCCCTCCAGACCAGGCCATGGGGTGGACAAATGGCAGTCACGTCAAGCTAGCCAGCAAGGACGACTATTCCTACATGTACATCTTGTTCGTGATGATCCTGTTTGCCGTCACGGTGGGGAGTTTGATTCTGGGGTACACCAAGTCCAGGAAGGTGGACAAGCGGAGCGATCCCTACCACATATACATTAAGAACAGGGTGTCTATAATCTGA